GTAAAGCAAGCCTTGTGGAATTTAGCGAACGATGAACAATTACTTATGCCTCATCCATCCACGGCAGAAGAATGGGCTTTATTAGCTAAGACACTGGGTATAAAGGTCATTCATATTGCTGAACACGATACACAAATTACCCCAAGGCCTAAATTAGCCAATGAGTTTGTAAATACTTGGTCAGCGCATGGCTTTATTGCCGAAGGAAGTCAACCTGCTGAGCTTAGCTGGGGTAGCCATGAACGTCATTGGCCAAAGGATGCTCATCACCATGAGTTTGGCAGCAAAAGTGCTATTTATCTCAATCGTCCTGGGGCAAGTACAAGAGTGCGTTCCTGGACTCCTGGTCTTGGATCTTATCACGGTTATTTAATTACCCATGCTGAAGCTATTTCTATTGGTAGTTATTTAACTTTAACTAACAAAGACGATCTGTATCGTCCTACCGTTCACTATGCGTATCTGCCTTGTCCTGATGCTATCTTGTCGTTACTAGAACTTCAAGGGAGTGAATGGTGTGAACAAGAAGAAAAGCGACTCATTTTTTCCGAGATTTTGGAAGGTATTGATGAACTTGGGGTATTGTTAATGGGCCATACTCGAGGTGCATATTGGTATGGATCGCAATTGTCCATTCATGAGGCTCGTCAATTGGTTCCTCATAATAATGCCACTAGTTTGCAAGTCGCTTCTGGTGTTTTAGCAGGATTAATTTGGGCAATAAAAAATCCACAAAAAGGTGTCGTTGAACCAGAGGAACTTGATTATCAATTTATTTTGGAAATAGCCAGGCCTTATCTTGGTAAAGTGAAAGGTTATTATACCGATTGGAATCCGCTTAGAAACAGGGAAAAATTATTTAAGGAGAACCTGGATTTAGCTGATCCTTGGCAATTCCTTAATCTTCGTGTGGAATAACCTGCAGTTTTTACCCTAAAAATTTTCTCAATAAACTATTTCTGGCTATACTAAAAAGGTATAACAAGGACCGATGGTGAAATTTTAAAGCCATTGGAAAGAGGGAGTTAAGTTATGACAAATAAGAATATTGGTATTGCTACAATGGTTATTGTTATCCTTGTGGCAATTATGGCCTTTTTTTATTATCACCATGTGTCAACACCAGTGGCAAAGAGTATCGATTCTACTCCAGATATACCTGCTGAAGTTCCAGAACCCAATCCAGTTAATCCAGATCAATAATATATGACTCCAGTAATGATTGACGTGTTTATCCCAGTCAATCATTACTTAGCTCACATCGAAAATTTTTAAAAACTTGGTAAACTACTTCTTTTCTTTATTTGTCGATGTCAATGAAGCATAAAGCATTATCTATTGCAGGATTCGATGGTTCAGGTGGGGCTGGCATCCAAGCCGACCTTAAAACTTTCTCAGCGTTAGGTTGCTACGGTATGACGGTCTTAACTGCATTGCCAATACAAAATACTTGTGGTGTAAAGGCCTGCTATGAAATTCCTGTAGCGGCAATACATGATCAGTTGGATGCAATTTTTTCGGATATAAGACCTGACTGTATTAAAATAGGGATGTTGTTTAACTCAGAAATTATCGAAGTAGTTGCTACATTTCTACAAGAGCATGCGCAAACTATTCCCATTATTCTTGATCCTGTTCTTGTTGCTAAAAGTGGTGATCCATTGTTGCTTCCCACAGCAATAGACACGTTAAAAGAAAAGTTAATTCCTCTAGCTACTTTGATTACTCCCAATATTCCTGAAGCAGAATCCTTGTTAGGAATAACAATATCTAATACAAAAGACATGTCGATTGTTTCGAAAAGACTATTAGAGCTAGGTGCAAAAAATGTGTTGTTAAAAGGCGGCCATTTAGGAGAAAACCATTCAAATGATTATTTACAAGAAGGTGGAGGGAATGCTCAATGGTTCCCTGGTGTAAGGATTAGCTCTAAAAATACTCATGGTACTGGCTGCACTTTGTCGGCAGCGATCGCATCAGGCTTAGCATTAGGATTAGAACTTAAAGAAGCGTGTCAATTAGCCAAGCAATATGTTTCACAGGCCATTGTTGCCGCAAAAGATGAAACCTTAGGATTAGGCCATGGACCTGTTCATCACTTTTACCACTTATGGCCAACGCTTCAGAAAGTCATTTGATCATTTGTCGTCTCTTAAAAGCAAATTGTTTTTTCTGATAACCGTTTGCTTTTTCCTCTATTTTAGAGCTATAAATTAGGAGAAGATTAACCACAGGGAATAAAAAATGGGTACCTTTCTCATTGCCATTTTAATCATCGTAGTGCTTTTATTTTTCTGGTCGATTGGTATTTTTAATACCTTAATTGGGATGATTGAGGCAATTAATAACAATAAACGACAAATCGATATTCAATTGGACCGTCGTTTTAAAGTTTTTGAGTCATTGATTGAAACAGTAAAAAAATACATGGATTATGAGCAAACCACTCTAAAAGATGTGGTGGCTTTACGTAATCAGGCGCAGGCTGCGAAAGCTTCAGGTGATGAAAAGGCAAGGATTGCTGCAGAAAATGGTATCTCACAAATTGCGTCAGGTCTGAACGTTGTTTTCGAACAATATCCAGATTTGAAAGCGAATACGAATGCATTGCAGTTACAAGAAGAAATTGTGAATACAGAAAACAAGCTTTCCTATGCCAAACAAGCGTATAATGATAGTATTGAGCGCTATTACGCTAAGAAAAAATCATTTTTTGAGTCCTTGGTTGTAAGTTTATTTCCAAGCAAATTAGATAAAGAGTTCGAGTATTGGTCATTACCACAAGAGCAAATTAAAGCGCATGAAGATTATACCGTTAAATTCTGAGTCTAATTATGTCACTAATTGATTATCATGCTTCAGCCGGAGATTGGCGAGAGCAATTAAAGCGCAATGAACGTAAGACACGAATGGTTATTGCGATTTTTTTTGCTGTCTATATTGGTGTCGGCCTATTGGCTGATACCCTGATTCTGGACTCTTTACATCCACAAACTACACTTCTAGATTGTTATCTGGCTTTAATTACATTGAAAGTAATCCCTTATGCGACATTGATAATGTTGGGAGTTGCGGTCCTTTCTTTATTCATTACCTATACATTGTATGATCGTATTATGTTGCTTGGCACAGATTATCGGCTGATTACTCCTGGAACTGCACAAAGTCTTGAAGAAAAGCAGTTATACAATGTGGTTGAGGAAATGAAAGTCGCAGCCGGATTGAAATTCATGCCGCGGGTGTATTTAATTGAAGCAAATTACATGAATGCATTTGCTAGCGGCTATAGCGAAAAATCGGCAATGGTAGCGATTACGCGTGGATTAATGGAGAAGTTGAATCGGGCTGAAATGCAAGCAGTGATGTCGCATGAGTTAAGTCATATTCGTCATCATGACATTAAATTAACATTAGCTGTCGCAGTATTAAGTAATCTTTTGCTTATTATCATTGATATCATGTTTTATTCCATGCTCTATCGGAGAGATAGACGAAATGCAGATAGTCGTTTATTCATGGTGATTATGTTATTGCGTTATTTGTTGCCGCTCATAACGGTTGTGCTCGCGCTCTTTTTAAGTCGAACACGTGAATATATGGCAGATGCAGGAGCTGTAGAATTGATGCGTGATAACGAACCTATGGCGAGAGCTTTACTGAAAATTAGTGACGATCATCGACAAAATGCTGAGCAGTATACGCAAGAGTATGGCCAAACACCCCATGAAGAAGTACGCCAAGCTTCCTATTTGTTTGACCCCTCAAGCATTGATCCTATTAAATCATTGCATAATGCATTTTCAACGCATCCTAGTTTGGATGAACGTTTGCGTGCTTTAGGTTTTAAACGAAAAGCAAAAACCCAGTAACCTTACTATTACCAGGGTAGACATAACCAGATGATTGCTAATGAAGCAACAACACCTAATGTCCAAATGGTACTGCGAAGAGTCGCCCAATTGCATAAATAAAAAATATGATAAACCACCCGGCAAATTAAATGGAAAATTGCAAGAGCCTGTATGGTTTGTGTTGCATTATTTGTCGATAGCGCAGTTAGAATGGCAGCAGAAAAAATTATCAATGACTCAAAACTATTCTGATGCGCTGCGACTGCACGTGCTCCAAATCCTGTAAGAGCCGCCTGCTGCGCGCGGGGGAGATTATTATCATAACCTGCGGGTTGTTTATTCATCGCTATCATTACTGGAATTCTTGAAAGATATGGAAAAAGACATGCAATAAACAAACATAAAATTAAAGTAAACATAAATATCCCTATTAAAAAATTTTGCTTAAATATTAGATGATTTGAAACGTAAAGAATAGTGCTAGTTCACCAGAGACTAATTTATGCAACAAATTTATTATATTTGTAAAGTAAGCTACTGTATTGCATATTAAATTGACATAAGAGTTATTTTATTAATAATGGCCCGTCAGTCATTATTAATAGGGTTCTTTATGTTAACGAATTCAACGCTAAGGCTTGAAGCGGACAAGCAAACTGTCAACTACATCAATGCATGGTCTGTAGGACAGCCTTCTAAATCGAGCGCCACTGTTACTATTATAAAATATGAAGGAAAAGTTTATTTAATTACTAATGCGCATGCTGTAGCCAATACAACTTATTTGAAAGTTAAATTCAATCAAGGTTCCACGGAACTCCCGGTAAAAGCGGTTTGGGTCGACCCCATTATGGATGTCGCCATCTTGAAAGCTACCTCCACTGAAGCAGAGAATTCAATATTAAAGAAAGTTGAACCTCTGGACGTGAACACCGAATTCCAATCGGCTTCAACTGAAGTGAATGCCTACGGTTATCCTTCGGGAGGAAAAGGTCTTTCCTTTACGAAAGGTCACATTTCACGCATAGAAATATCGCAGATTGCATACTCACGTCTTCCCGGTATTACAGTCCAGACGAGTGCTCCCATTAATCCTGGAAATAGTGGTGGGCCTATCACTCGGGCGCTTGCCACCGGAAAAGAACAGTGTATTGGTATTGTTAGTCAAGGTAATAGCTCGTTAAGTAATGTCGGTTATTTTATTCCTGCCTGTACAGTGATACAGGTAATAGAAAACTATAAAAAGTTTGGAAAATTACGTGCCAAACAATGGATTGACTATGTGACTGTGCCCCAAGTTTCATTTGAGTGGCAATCTTTAAAAAACCCTTCCCTAAGAATGCAATTAGGAATGAAGTCTATGGCATTAGACGAAGAGCTAACTGGTATTTACGTGACTAATGTTCCTAAAAGTTCAAGTGCTTCAAATAGGCTTCAAGAAGGGGACATTATTCTTGCAATCGATAACCACCCTATTCAAGCAGATGGTAATGTAAAGGTCAAAGAATTAGAACATCCTATCTCTTTTCTTTATTTGTTACAGCGAAAAAAATATCTGGACAATATGGAGTTTTGCATTCAAAGAAAGAATGAAAATGGGGTGTTGGAAACTAAAACGGTGACGATTAAATTAAATGAACAACTGGGCCGAAGTATTTTAGGTGCTAAAGACGATAAAGCACTTAAATACCACATTCAACCCTCTGGGAAAAATGGTGGCTTTGTTTTTGTACGCTGCACTCAAACATTAATGGATACGTTTAAACAGAGTTATGCAACAGGACAACGCACAATCATTGATAATTCCAATGTGCCCTCTATGTTTAAGGAGTTTTCTGAGCTTTCAACAAGTAAAGAATTGCACGAGATTGTGGTTTTACAAAGTATTCTGGCATCGGAGGAAACCGATGGCTATGAAAATTTTGCCCTAAATCGTGGTCTTGCCTGTGAAAGTCATCGAATAATTCAAGCCAATGGTAAACCCATCAGTAGTTTATGGGATTTGGTGAGTGCACTGACTTCAGAACCCCAAAAACCATCCTCGGTTAAATTTGCGAATGGAAAAATGTTGGTGATTGCTCCTGAAACACAATCAACCCGACAGGAGTTACAGCAACGTTATCAAATTGCTTTTTTTACCAGTCCTCAGGTAGCACCATTTTTAGGCTCAGATCCAACCTCTAAACGCGGTTTACCCTCCTCTTTGCGCGAGAAAATTAACGCTTTGGAAAATGACAACGGAGTTGTGCCCTCCATGATTCAAAGTAGATAATTAGTTGAGTAGTAGATGAGGATAATTTTCAGCATCTACTACTATTTATGTTGGTGACAAGCAACGCATCCATAACCAGAATTAAACAAAATCGCTTTATCCGGAGTTGTTAATTCTTTTCTGAAATTAACTACATTGTCTTTGGCATAGACAATTCTTTGTTCTAATAAATGCTTGTAGGGCCACAATGAATAGCTTTTGCTAAGTTTGGCATTTTGATAAATAGCAATTCCGGTTTGCCAGTCCCCTGATTTTACGAGCATGTCGCCCATGTTTAAGAAGAAACCTTCAAAATTATGAGGTGCTATGATTGAGTTCCAGCAGGCGCGTTTTTTTCCTGCAGTAGTTTCTTGCGACATATATTTTGCGAAACCAGGGGAGTGACGGTTAATTTTTTCACCTGCACAGAGATCGAGTGTTTTCCATTGCCATTCCAGGCCTTCTTTAAAGTGCTTATCCTCATATGACAAACTACTCATAGGATAACCTGCAGTAAAATAATTAAACTCAGGCCAGTTATTGATGGCTCGTTTTAACCTGAAATAGCCACGAACCTCTTCTTGGGGATCGTGAAAAATTTTTCCCCCAATTAATTCGCTATCACCTAAAAAGCCTTCGTATATTGGCATATGAGGTTGAAGCTGTAATGCATCTGAAAAATATTTTTTTGCCAAAATAATTTCATTGGTCATCAGTGGGGATTTATTTGGGAGACGCTGTCTTTCTGTAATTTTCCAAATGTGAAGAAACCCTATATGGGCTGCAAGAGTAGGATCATTGGGATTTTGTAAATAAGCTGCCATCAATAGGAAATCTGCTTTCTCAATGTCTTGGTAGTTTCCATGATGGAGAGTCTGCCAGAAATAGTGTTCGGCGTTACGAGTAAGTTCAGTGTTTGAAGGCATCGGTTTTTTCTGTGGGGTCGTCATAAGAGCTATTTTTTCACACGCGGTTAAGCCTATGAGAAAAATAGCCAACAAAATAGGCAGTAACTTCATTTAATCATCCTTGTTCTAACGTGCAATTACAGAATTAGAGCCATTTTTTATACTTAAAGAATTTGTAAGGCAGCAAGGCAGAAAGCAGCATGATAGCTAAAATGACCCAATATCCCCATCTTAAATCAAGTTCTGGCATCCATTTAAAGTTCATTCCATAGATACTGGCGATTAACGTGGGGGGTAAAAATATTACCGCGGCCACTGAGAAGATTTTAATAATCGCGTTTTGCTCAATGTTAATTAACCCTAGGGTTGCATCCAAAAGAAAATTTATTTTACTGGAAATAAAGCTCGCATGATCACTCAATGAATTAATGTCTTTACTCAGAGTCGTCAGTCTGGTTTGTCCCTCTGCATCAATTTGTGTGCCTGCGGATTGGCTAAAAAAAGCAATCAAACGGTTAAAGGTAAGAAGGCATTCCCGGGTATTAGTGTTTAAATCAGCATGAATACCTACCTTTTGAATAATTTGTTGGTAATCCGTTTTTTCTCCCGCAGGGGGATTGGCTGGAGAATGAAAAATAACTTTGGATAATTTTTCCAGATTGTGTCCTACCGACTCCAGAATATCAGCTAGTCTGTCTACGGTTGCTTCTAGCAACGTTATCAGTAAGAGCGCTGGATTACTCCGATTTAGATCAAGTTTATGCAATTGCATAACAAATAATTTAAAAGCCAAAGGGTCGATATAACGAATGGTGATTAATTTTTCTTTAGTAAGCACAAAACTCACAGCTTCGTGTTTCGGATTGGATTCGGATTGAGCAATCATATTGGCCGTCATAAAAAGAGCATCTTTATTTTTATAAAGTCGACTGGAAAGTTCAATTTCCAGCATCTCTTCTCGTGTTGGAATGTTCAATCCCAGCTTATCTTCAACAATTTGCTCTTCTTCATGGGTTGGAGACACCAAATCTAACCATATCGCTCGATCGACCAAGGCGATATTTTCTTTGGTAATTTCATGGGCCTGTATAATTTGATCATCTAGATAAGCGATTATCATTCCAATCTCTATTCGATAACAAAATACTTTTAAATTAACGCACTTAGGAAGGATAATCCAGTAGAAGGGCAGTAATCTCAAGCCATACTCTGTTAAAAAACTTCGCTCTGTTTGTACTGATGCAACAACTTCATGGGACCTTCACCGGATCAACTATTAATCACGAGGTTGCTTAAATTTTAGCAACTCGCTAAGTGAGCAGTTTTTCTCCATTGCTTCACTGATCCATTGACCCACTTGATGGTGAGCTTCTCTGAACGGTTTTCCTTGAAGCACTAGAGATTCCAAAACATAAGTGGCATCTAAATAACCAGCCTTTGCTTTTTCATTCATTAATTCTGTATTGAAACGAATGCTGTTGAGAAATGGTGTCATTAATTGCAAACAAGCGATTAATGTATTAACAGAATCAAAAAGGGTCTCCTTATCTTCCTGCATATCTTTGTTATAGGCTAAGGGTAAGGCCTTCATCACTGTTAAAATCCCCATGAGATGACCAAATATTCGTCCTGTTTTGCCACGAATAAGCTCTAAGACATCAGGATTTTTTTTATTGGGCATGAGAGATGAACCAGTCGCATAGGCATCATCGAGCGTTAAAAAATTAAACTCCTGGGTTGCCCATAAAATTAGATCTTCACACAAGCGCGATAAATGCATCATGATGATGGAAGCGACACTGCAAAACTCAATCACAAAATCTCTGTCGCTTACTGCATCCAAGGTATTTTCAACAATCCCTTTGAAGTGAAGTGTTTTTGCTACCCAATGTCTGTCAAGAGGAAGCGTGCTTCCTGCCAAGGCTCCAGCACCTAAGGGAGAAAAATTCATACGTTCGTACCAATCGTCCAGGCGACTGATATCACGTTGAAACATGTTAAAGTAGGCATTAAAAAACCAGCTTAAATGAATAGGTTGAGCTTGTTGCAAATGGGTGTAGCCAGGCATCTTATCGTGTTCATGTTTATGAGCAAGCTCTTGCAAGCAGCACGTCAATTTCTGCAATAATGTACTGACCTCATCTCCGGCATTGCGTGCATAAAGTCTAAGATCGAGTGCTACCTGATCGTTACGGCTTCTGCCCGTATGTAATTTTTTTCCCGTTTCGCCAATTTTTGCGATGAGCAATTGTTCGATAAACATGTGAATGTCTTCGCAAGTTTCATCAAGAACATGTTTGCCTTGCTGAAGTTCCAATTCAATTTCACTGAGCCCATGTTCAATGGCTTGTACTTCCTCCTGACTGAGTAAACCTTGTCGTGCTAACATCTGGGCATGGACCTTACTCCCTGCAATATCGTAGGGGTAAAGAATATAATCAAAGCGAAGAGAGGCATTAAACTCCATAACATCTGGAGACAAAGGTTTTTTAAATCGCCCACCCCAGGTTTTATTAGTCATGCTTATCTCCATGATGAACCATGCCATACACTTTAGCGGATAATGAAAATAAATTAATAAATCCCTCCGCATCTTTTTGGTTATACACGGTATCCGCTTCAAAAGTAGCCAGGGCAGGATCGTGCAGGCTAAATGGAGAACTCATGCCCCAAGGAATTAAGTTACCTTTATATAATTTTAATTGAACTCTTCCTGTCAGATATTTTTGCGTGATATCGATAAACGCATCAAGTGCTTCCTTTGTCTGCGAAAACCAACGACCTTCATAAACTAAATTGGCATAGTGATGTTGCAGTGCTTGTTTAAGTTGTAGTAAATGACGATCTAGACATAAACTTTCCAGCATTTGATGCGCTTTATAAAGCACAGCAGCGCCAGGAGCTTCATAGATTCCTCGTATTTTCATACCCACCAAACGATTTTCAACAATATCACAGACACCAATGCCATGAATCCCGGCTTTTTCATTGAGTGCCTTGAGTAACTCAACCGGGGGTAAGTTCACTCCATTGAGGGCTGTCGGAATTCCTTTTTCGAAGAAAACACTAATTTCTTCGGCGATATTGGGGGTTTTTTCTATGGGAGTTGTCATTAACAACAAATCATCCGGGCGACTCTGGCCAGGGTCTTCCAGAACACCACCTTCATGCGAAATATACCAAAGATTGTGATCCCGTGAATAAGGCGCTTTAGGGGTCACGGGTACCTCTATGCCATGTTCTTGCGCATATTCAATGGCTTCTTGTCGAGATTTAATACTCCAAATTCGCCAAGGCGCTATGATTTTAAGCTGAGGAGCCAAGGCTTTGATGGTGTATTCAAAGCGAACCTGATCATTGCCTTTTCCAGTTGCTCCATGGGCTACGGCGTTTGCATTTTCCTTGAGTGCAATTTCTACTAATTTTTGCGCAATAAGTGGTCTGGAAATTGTACCTAGTACGTATTGATTTTCGTAGAGAGCACCAGCTTTAACTAATTTCCATAAATATTGAGTAACAAATTCTTCCTGTACATTGACAAGATACGCCTTGGACGCACCGCTAGCGATGGCCTTTTTCTTAATTGCTTCCAGGTCTTCTTGTTGCCCCACGTCACAAATCAAAGCAATGATTTCTGCCTGTTGATAATTTTCTTTAAGCCAGGGAATCATCACGGACGTGTCTAGACCGCCAGAGTAAGCCAGGACAATTTTGGTGGTTGCAGTCGTCATAATTAAGAAGCCTCCTGATAATAATGTTTTAATGCTTGTGCAGGATTAGTAAGTGTCTTAGGTTTTACATCCGCGACAAGTTGTCCTTGTTTTAAAATGAGTAGACGATCACTCATTTTAGCCAGGAAATCTAAGTCGTGAGAAGCAATGATCATTGTAACGCCTAGCGTTTTGATTGAATTTAATAATGAAATGACTTCATCAATTGCAGCAGGATCAAGCCCAGAGGTGGGTTCATCACAGAGTAAAAGGGAGGGCTTAATCATCAAACACCGTGCTAAAGCGACACGTTGTTTCTGTCCACCCGATAATTGATGTGGAAATGAAGTCGCTTTGGCACTGATTCCTAAGTGATTTAATAAATGTTGTGCCCGAAGTTCATGTGATTGGGTTTTATCGTTTATTGAAGGTGCATAAATTAAATTTTCTAAGACCGTCATGTGTGGAAAAAGTTGAAAATCTTGAAACATAAAACCACTAATTCCTTTAAAATCAATATTTCCTGCATCAAGACTATCCAGTTTTTGAATGCATCTTAATAATGTTGATTTACCACTTCCTGAGGGGCCGGCTAGACCAATCACTTCCGAGGACTCGATACTCAGATTAATGTTTTGCAAAATAACTAACGAACCAAATGTTTTGTAGATATTTTTAAGATGAAGCATATACTGCCTCCTGTTCGAATTTTTTACCGAAGTATTCAATCAATAATACGAGACCGTAGTAATAACCTCCTGCAATAC
The nucleotide sequence above comes from Legionella hackeliae. Encoded proteins:
- the thiD gene encoding bifunctional hydroxymethylpyrimidine kinase/phosphomethylpyrimidine kinase is translated as MKHKALSIAGFDGSGGAGIQADLKTFSALGCYGMTVLTALPIQNTCGVKACYEIPVAAIHDQLDAIFSDIRPDCIKIGMLFNSEIIEVVATFLQEHAQTIPIILDPVLVAKSGDPLLLPTAIDTLKEKLIPLATLITPNIPEAESLLGITISNTKDMSIVSKRLLELGAKNVLLKGGHLGENHSNDYLQEGGGNAQWFPGVRISSKNTHGTGCTLSAAIASGLALGLELKEACQLAKQYVSQAIVAAKDETLGLGHGPVHHFYHLWPTLQKVI
- a CDS encoding argininosuccinate synthase, whose amino-acid sequence is MTTATTKIVLAYSGGLDTSVMIPWLKENYQQAEIIALICDVGQQEDLEAIKKKAIASGASKAYLVNVQEEFVTQYLWKLVKAGALYENQYVLGTISRPLIAQKLVEIALKENANAVAHGATGKGNDQVRFEYTIKALAPQLKIIAPWRIWSIKSRQEAIEYAQEHGIEVPVTPKAPYSRDHNLWYISHEGGVLEDPGQSRPDDLLLMTTPIEKTPNIAEEISVFFEKGIPTALNGVNLPPVELLKALNEKAGIHGIGVCDIVENRLVGMKIRGIYEAPGAAVLYKAHQMLESLCLDRHLLQLKQALQHHYANLVYEGRWFSQTKEALDAFIDITQKYLTGRVQLKLYKGNLIPWGMSSPFSLHDPALATFEADTVYNQKDAEGFINLFSLSAKVYGMVHHGDKHD
- a CDS encoding homospermidine synthase: MEDYENKYIALSNKLVIIGFGSIGQAILPLLFRHLKLTPSQIIIITKDEQGAQVAKEFGLFLEIMALTPENYLPFLMNILSEGDFLLNLSVDVSSVSLIKLCQDKGILYLDASTEPWKGGYVDKTLSPSSRSNYALRTEVLKLKKHQAPTAVITHGANPGLVSHFVKQALWNLANDEQLLMPHPSTAEEWALLAKTLGIKVIHIAEHDTQITPRPKLANEFVNTWSAHGFIAEGSQPAELSWGSHERHWPKDAHHHEFGSKSAIYLNRPGASTRVRSWTPGLGSYHGYLITHAEAISIGSYLTLTNKDDLYRPTVHYAYLPCPDAILSLLELQGSEWCEQEEKRLIFSEILEGIDELGVLLMGHTRGAYWYGSQLSIHEARQLVPHNNATSLQVASGVLAGLIWAIKNPQKGVVEPEELDYQFILEIARPYLGKVKGYYTDWNPLRNREKLFKENLDLADPWQFLNLRVE
- a CDS encoding amino acid ABC transporter ATP-binding protein — encoded protein: MLHLKNIYKTFGSLVILQNINLSIESSEVIGLAGPSGSGKSTLLRCIQKLDSLDAGNIDFKGISGFMFQDFQLFPHMTVLENLIYAPSINDKTQSHELRAQHLLNHLGISAKATSFPHQLSGGQKQRVALARCLMIKPSLLLCDEPTSGLDPAAIDEVISLLNSIKTLGVTMIIASHDLDFLAKMSDRLLILKQGQLVADVKPKTLTNPAQALKHYYQEAS
- the argH gene encoding argininosuccinate lyase gives rise to the protein MTNKTWGGRFKKPLSPDVMEFNASLRFDYILYPYDIAGSKVHAQMLARQGLLSQEEVQAIEHGLSEIELELQQGKHVLDETCEDIHMFIEQLLIAKIGETGKKLHTGRSRNDQVALDLRLYARNAGDEVSTLLQKLTCCLQELAHKHEHDKMPGYTHLQQAQPIHLSWFFNAYFNMFQRDISRLDDWYERMNFSPLGAGALAGSTLPLDRHWVAKTLHFKGIVENTLDAVSDRDFVIEFCSVASIIMMHLSRLCEDLILWATQEFNFLTLDDAYATGSSLMPNKKNPDVLELIRGKTGRIFGHLMGILTVMKALPLAYNKDMQEDKETLFDSVNTLIACLQLMTPFLNSIRFNTELMNEKAKAGYLDATYVLESLVLQGKPFREAHHQVGQWISEAMEKNCSLSELLKFKQPRD
- a CDS encoding MAPEG family protein, with product MFTLILCLFIACLFPYLSRIPVMIAMNKQPAGYDNNLPRAQQAALTGFGARAVAAHQNSFESLIIFSAAILTALSTNNATQTIQALAIFHLICRVVYHIFYLCNWATLRSTIWTLGVVASLAIIWLCLPW
- a CDS encoding S1C family serine protease; amino-acid sequence: MLTNSTLRLEADKQTVNYINAWSVGQPSKSSATVTIIKYEGKVYLITNAHAVANTTYLKVKFNQGSTELPVKAVWVDPIMDVAILKATSTEAENSILKKVEPLDVNTEFQSASTEVNAYGYPSGGKGLSFTKGHISRIEISQIAYSRLPGITVQTSAPINPGNSGGPITRALATGKEQCIGIVSQGNSSLSNVGYFIPACTVIQVIENYKKFGKLRAKQWIDYVTVPQVSFEWQSLKNPSLRMQLGMKSMALDEELTGIYVTNVPKSSSASNRLQEGDIILAIDNHPIQADGNVKVKELEHPISFLYLLQRKKYLDNMEFCIQRKNENGVLETKTVTIKLNEQLGRSILGAKDDKALKYHIQPSGKNGGFVFVRCTQTLMDTFKQSYATGQRTIIDNSNVPSMFKEFSELSTSKELHEIVVLQSILASEETDGYENFALNRGLACESHRIIQANGKPISSLWDLVSALTSEPQKPSSVKFANGKMLVIAPETQSTRQELQQRYQIAFFTSPQVAPFLGSDPTSKRGLPSSLREKINALENDNGVVPSMIQSR
- the htpX gene encoding zinc metalloprotease HtpX yields the protein MSLIDYHASAGDWREQLKRNERKTRMVIAIFFAVYIGVGLLADTLILDSLHPQTTLLDCYLALITLKVIPYATLIMLGVAVLSLFITYTLYDRIMLLGTDYRLITPGTAQSLEEKQLYNVVEEMKVAAGLKFMPRVYLIEANYMNAFASGYSEKSAMVAITRGLMEKLNRAEMQAVMSHELSHIRHHDIKLTLAVAVLSNLLLIIIDIMFYSMLYRRDRRNADSRLFMVIMLLRYLLPLITVVLALFLSRTREYMADAGAVELMRDNEPMARALLKISDDHRQNAEQYTQEYGQTPHEEVRQASYLFDPSSIDPIKSLHNAFSTHPSLDERLRALGFKRKAKTQ
- the corA gene encoding magnesium/cobalt transporter CorA yields the protein MIIAYLDDQIIQAHEITKENIALVDRAIWLDLVSPTHEEEQIVEDKLGLNIPTREEMLEIELSSRLYKNKDALFMTANMIAQSESNPKHEAVSFVLTKEKLITIRYIDPLAFKLFVMQLHKLDLNRSNPALLLITLLEATVDRLADILESVGHNLEKLSKVIFHSPANPPAGEKTDYQQIIQKVGIHADLNTNTRECLLTFNRLIAFFSQSAGTQIDAEGQTRLTTLSKDINSLSDHASFISSKINFLLDATLGLINIEQNAIIKIFSVAAVIFLPPTLIASIYGMNFKWMPELDLRWGYWVILAIMLLSALLPYKFFKYKKWL
- a CDS encoding LemA family protein gives rise to the protein MGTFLIAILIIVVLLFFWSIGIFNTLIGMIEAINNNKRQIDIQLDRRFKVFESLIETVKKYMDYEQTTLKDVVALRNQAQAAKASGDEKARIAAENGISQIASGLNVVFEQYPDLKANTNALQLQEEIVNTENKLSYAKQAYNDSIERYYAKKKSFFESLVVSLFPSKLDKEFEYWSLPQEQIKAHEDYTVKF